From Haemorhous mexicanus isolate bHaeMex1 chromosome 1, bHaeMex1.pri, whole genome shotgun sequence, one genomic window encodes:
- the LOC132326115 gene encoding basic proline-rich protein-like, with protein sequence MLQPLNHLHSPLLDQHQELQYFRPHRQWVNQSAGHHRPLPRAAHGEGLAPVPSRSPPGAPGAAPAPPEPRDAGPLPGARPPLPLPAWHSPGSRLTCSAPRRQQPPLFLSPARPADSPALSARPSPLRPAGGATGAAPGTAAEPRDSGCPSLPVPPAASRPAERLHQPAPGCSYYYGYYYCYFAVKLRVAAVPRGAQPGTVQPPRFPLSHRSRSARRTAPGLGSISSISPLGRLHPHGSALRPAGPAGGAERKSPLCRRRC encoded by the exons atgctccagccccttaATCATCTTCATAGTCCTCTGCTGGACCAACACCAGGAGCTCCAG TACTTTCGGCCCCACAGGCAGTGGGTGAATCAGAGCGCCGGCCATCACCGccctctgcccagagctgcccacgGCGAAGGGCTCgctcccgtcccgtcccgttcCCCGCCCGGGGCTCCCggagccgcccccgccccgccagAGCCCCGGGACGCGGGGCCCCTCCCGGGGGCGCGCCCGCCGCTCCCGCTGCCAGCGTGGCACAGCCCCGGCTCCCGCCTCACCTGCTCCGCTCCCCGCCGGCAGCAGCcacctcttttcctttctcccgCCCGCCCCGCTGACAGCCCGGCTTTGTCCGCCCGCCCCTCTCCGCTCCGCCCCGCGGGAGGTGCCACGGGAGCTGCTCCGGGCACGGCAGCCGAGCCCCGGGACAGTGGGTGCCCTTCTCTGCCAGTGCCGCCGGCAGCATCCCGCCCCGCGGAGCGGCTGCACCAACCCGCGCCTGGATGCAGTTACTATTAtggttattattattgttactttgct GTTAAGCTGCGGGTGGCGGCAGTTCCCAGGGGAGCGCAGCCCGGCACCGTGCAGCCCCCGCGGTTTCCTCTCAGCCACCGGTCCCGGAGCGCCCGTCGGACGGCGCCGGGGCTGGGAAGCATCTCTAGCATCTCGCCTCTTGGCCGGCTGCATCCCCACGGCTCGGCTCTGAGGCCGGCCGGACCCGCCGGAGGGGCAGAGCGCAAGAGCCCGCTCTGCAGAAGGAGATGCTGA